A portion of the Halodesulfovibrio aestuarii DSM 17919 = ATCC 29578 genome contains these proteins:
- the argB gene encoding acetylglutamate kinase — protein MKDYAKAQLTSRILIESLPYIKKFHGEIVVIKYGGHAMKDEELGRAFAQNIALLKYVGLKPVIVHGGGPQIGKMLDALNITSQFREGHRVTDDETMDVVEMVLVGKVNKEIVNKLNLADCKAVGLSGKDGTLLRARKYKMQVNSHNKTPEIIDLGKVGEVIGVEAGLLTGLLSEGYTPVIAPVGVDTEGNTYNINADSVAGAVAGALRAKRLLLLTDVAGILDADKKLLEELTIKETLELFDDGTLQGGMIPKVKCCLDAIGNGVGRATILDGRVENSVLLELFTNSGIGTQILGNN, from the coding sequence ATGAAAGACTACGCTAAAGCACAGCTTACATCACGCATTCTAATTGAATCTCTTCCGTACATTAAAAAGTTTCATGGTGAAATTGTGGTCATCAAATATGGTGGTCACGCAATGAAAGACGAAGAGCTTGGTCGTGCATTTGCCCAGAACATTGCTCTTTTAAAATACGTGGGATTGAAACCGGTAATCGTACACGGCGGCGGTCCTCAAATTGGCAAAATGCTTGACGCTCTCAACATCACCAGCCAGTTCCGCGAAGGACACCGAGTTACTGACGACGAGACCATGGACGTTGTAGAAATGGTGCTCGTTGGCAAAGTAAACAAAGAGATTGTAAACAAACTGAACCTCGCTGACTGCAAAGCTGTCGGGCTTTCCGGCAAAGACGGTACTCTTCTTCGCGCCCGCAAATACAAAATGCAAGTAAACAGCCACAACAAGACACCTGAGATCATTGATCTTGGCAAAGTGGGTGAAGTAATCGGTGTAGAAGCAGGACTGTTAACCGGTCTGCTTTCAGAAGGGTACACACCGGTTATCGCGCCAGTGGGTGTAGATACAGAAGGTAATACTTACAACATCAACGCAGACTCCGTAGCAGGTGCGGTTGCAGGCGCATTGCGCGCGAAAAGACTTCTGCTGCTTACTGACGTTGCAGGTATCCTCGATGCAGATAAAAAACTTCTCGAAGAATTGACCATTAAAGAAACTCTCGAGCTCTTCGATGATGGAACTCTTCAGGGCGGCATGATTCCGAAAGTTAAGTGTTGCCTTGACGCCATTGGGAATGGCGTGGGACGAGCGACTATCCTTGATGGCCGTGTAGAAAACTCCGTGCTGCTGGAGCTCTTTACAAACAGCGGCATCGGTACACAGATTCTCGGAAACAACTAA
- a CDS encoding nuclear transport factor 2 family protein, whose amino-acid sequence MLTYIERREKTDKALIETLVESMGVLPDLRLFSSLETLFTEKVAVDYTSLLGGEPYDATPKELIHHWKESLCGFDATRHKLENIMVELKGQDATVKADATATYFLHEHIWEGKGRYIFGCRYTADGWKVSSLQFNFESEKGTRDILEKARELVEKKGKCNMSE is encoded by the coding sequence ATGCTTACGTATATAGAGCGCAGGGAAAAGACGGATAAAGCACTCATTGAGACTCTTGTAGAAAGTATGGGAGTGCTGCCGGATTTGAGATTATTCAGTTCGCTTGAGACGCTTTTTACGGAGAAAGTAGCAGTGGATTACACATCACTGCTTGGCGGGGAGCCGTATGATGCAACGCCTAAGGAGCTTATTCATCACTGGAAAGAATCGTTGTGCGGGTTTGACGCAACTCGGCATAAACTGGAGAATATTATGGTGGAGTTGAAAGGACAGGACGCCACTGTAAAAGCCGATGCTACGGCAACATATTTTTTGCATGAGCATATCTGGGAAGGAAAAGGACGCTATATCTTCGGTTGCCGCTATACTGCGGACGGCTGGAAGGTAAGCAGTCTTCAATTTAATTTTGAAAGTGAAAAAGGTACGCGGGATATTCTTGAAAAAGCCCGTGAACTGGTTGAGAAAAAAGGAAAATGTAATATGAGCGAGTAA
- a CDS encoding 2-oxoacid:ferredoxin oxidoreductase subunit beta yields the protein MRDINEYGQYSEAWCPGCGNFDILKALKQTLAELDIAPYQAAIVSGIGQAAKVPHYITANGFNGLHGRALSSAQAIKIINPELTVIATSGDGCTYGEGGNHFLAAIRRNVDMVALVHDNQVYGLTKGQASPTTKEGQITKAQPFGVTNAPFNPVEVAIAMRANFVARSFSGNVPHLVETLKAAIAHPGFALVDVFQPCVSFNKVNTFGWYKKRCYELGEDYDSTNWNAAIQKANELDEQIPIGVLYTNNRPAYGGHLAKKLVYPIGTGEVDSAAFESVVKKYS from the coding sequence ATGCGCGATATTAATGAATATGGTCAGTATAGCGAAGCATGGTGTCCCGGCTGTGGCAATTTTGATATTTTAAAAGCCTTGAAACAGACTTTGGCTGAACTGGATATTGCACCGTATCAGGCTGCAATTGTATCTGGAATAGGTCAGGCTGCAAAGGTGCCGCACTACATAACTGCCAACGGATTTAACGGGCTGCACGGTAGGGCTTTATCTTCGGCGCAGGCGATAAAGATTATTAATCCGGAGTTGACAGTCATTGCAACGAGCGGTGACGGATGTACATATGGTGAGGGTGGTAATCATTTCCTTGCTGCTATCAGGCGAAACGTGGACATGGTAGCCCTCGTTCATGATAATCAGGTGTACGGGCTCACAAAAGGGCAGGCAAGCCCGACAACGAAGGAAGGCCAAATTACAAAGGCACAACCTTTCGGTGTAACAAATGCGCCGTTTAATCCGGTAGAAGTTGCCATTGCCATGCGTGCAAACTTTGTAGCCCGTTCTTTCTCCGGCAATGTTCCGCATCTTGTAGAAACACTGAAAGCTGCCATTGCGCATCCGGGGTTTGCCCTTGTAGATGTGTTCCAGCCGTGTGTTTCTTTTAATAAGGTGAACACGTTCGGTTGGTACAAAAAGCGTTGTTACGAACTTGGTGAAGATTATGATTCCACAAACTGGAATGCTGCAATTCAAAAAGCCAATGAGCTTGATGAACAGATCCCTATAGGAGTGCTGTATACCAATAACCGTCCAGCCTACGGTGGTCATCTGGCGAAAAAACTTGTGTACCCGATCGGTACAGGGGAAGTTGACAGTGCCGCATTCGAGTCGGTCGTAAAAAAATACTCCTAA